Proteins co-encoded in one Plectropomus leopardus isolate mb chromosome 14, YSFRI_Pleo_2.0, whole genome shotgun sequence genomic window:
- the si:dkeyp-72h1.1 gene encoding protein LBH: MTEVMNSLEPGTEDFSGGGAGADQGAIFPDTHERYPKLSKRLPSIVVEPLEQTEVESGELRWPPDEPSSPDAKAERQRLEEQTAGEDQSNVDEGASAAEMEDSN, translated from the exons ATGACTGAGGTGATGAACTCTTTGGAGCCCGGGACAGAGGACTTCAGCGGGGGAGGAGCTGGAGCAGATCAGGGCGCA ATCTTCCCAGATACCCATGAAAGGTATCCAAAGCTGTCCAAGAGGCTTCCCTCCATCGTGGTGGAGCCGCTGGAGCAAACCGAGGTGGAGAGCGGCGAGCTCCGCTGGCCGCCGGATGAGCCGAGCTCTCCGGACGCCAAAGCTGAGAGGCAGCGTCTAGAGGAACAAACtgcag gtgagGACCAGTCGAATGTGGACGAGGGGGCTTCAGCAGCGGAGATGGAGGACTCCAACTGA